One region of Labrus bergylta chromosome 23, fLabBer1.1, whole genome shotgun sequence genomic DNA includes:
- the pik3cg gene encoding phosphatidylinositol 4,5-bisphosphate 3-kinase catalytic subunit gamma isoform, which produces MDGDQIQVSDEEPKVVREETRRRRRKKAISSSSCCSMDQISVEFVLPSVVRGGSSHDTLLLEVAGNWTVEQVKAQVWMKAVTLNLCPDFYQRLSPDHCILLYQKKGNLCEIYDKHQVFQTLDCIRYWRALKKDVGRIQLVPRPQPSDESLQYQRYLNNLIGYDVTDVSNVHDDELEFTRRKLLTPRRIELSDRDPKLYSMDPWVTLKPLPEHLLSKISNSHILVVIHISTVSQTIKVSIDDTPEQVLTSFFTKIANKRVLLGIPDNTCESDFVLRVCGREEYLYGDKPLLNFNWIRQCLKSGEEIHLVLEKPPDPDLDLVQKDDWAQVDDCTGVAGTHEQLTIDEKDHERVFTISMWDCNRKFRVKVLGIDIPSLPKIPDFIVFIEASIFHGQQLLAQERTSSKTFNEEVLWNCWLEFNIKIRDLPKGARLNLQVVCGKQPQTPNSKAGSGYQDNTSGTGSHEGKTKTRLLYYVNLLLIDHRSLLRQGEFILHMWRMPEKSEESSSSINADKLTSATNPDKASSMAIAILLDKYCYPVVLPKSRDTSRDAGGEETEGGERGQREMPNHLKKQFGAIVATDPLHPLSPEDKELLWHFRHECMRDPRAYPKLLGSVRWGKQEDVLATHRLLERSSAWDSSGLDVGLAMQLLDCHYSDAQVRSMAVRKLETLEDDDVLRYLLQLVQAVKFEPYHDSALVRFLLKRALRSKRIGHFLFWFLRSEIAQSMHYQQRYAVLLEAYLRGCGEDMLQDFRKQVEMTEALQKVTREMKATSADKYDITAQVVFQLRQKLETLQLSGLPESFRVPYDPGLRAGVLLIEQCKVMASKKKPLWLQFKRADPTTLSKDPIGIIFKDGDDLRQDMLILQILLIMESIWETESLDLCLLPYGCISTGNRIGMIEIVKDATTIANIQQSVVGSTGAFKDEILNQWLRDKCVGEDKFQQAVERFLYSCGGYCVATYVLGIGDRHNDNIMITESGNLFHIDFGHILGNYKSFMGISKEWVPFVLTPDFLYVMGTSGKKSSPHFQKFQDVCVKAYLALRHHTNLLIILFSMMLMTGMPQLTSKEDIEYIREALTVGRSEDEAQRHLLDQIEICREKGWMVQINWFVHLVLGIKQGVEKRST; this is translated from the exons ATGGACGGGGACCAGATCCAGGTGAGCGACGAAGAGCCCAAAGTCGTGCGTGAAGAGacccggaggaggaggagaaagaaggcCATCAGCTCGTCGTCCTGCTGCTCCATGGATCAGATCTCTGTGGAGTTTGTCCTGCCGAGCGTGGTGCGCGGCGGCAGCAGCCATGACACTCTGCTGCTGGAGGTGGCCGGAAACTGGACGGTGGAACAG gtgAAAGCTCAGGTGTGGATGAAGGCGGTGACTTTAAACCTCTGTCCCGACTTCTACCAGCGCCTTTCCCCCGACCACTGCATCCTGCTCTACCAGAAGAAAGGCAACCTGTGTGAGATCTACGACAAACACCAGGTGTTCCAGACGCTGGACTGCATCCGCTACTGGAGAG CGCTGAAGAAAGACGTGGGCCGGATTCAGCTGGTCCCCCGCCCGCAGCCCTCGGATGAGTCGCTGCAGTACCAGCGTTACCTGAACAACCTGATCGGCTACGACGTGACCGACGTCAGCAACGTGCACGACGACGAGCTGGAGTTCACCCGCAGGAAGCTGCTGACGCCCCGACGCATCGAGCTGTCTGATCGAGACCCCAAACTCTACTCCATGGACCCCTGGGTGACCCTCAAGCCGCTGCCTGAACACCTGCTCAGCAAG ATCAGTAACAGCCACATCCTGGTGGTGATCCACATCAGCACGGTCAGCCAGACCATCAAGGTCTCCATCGACGACACTCCTGAACAG GTTTTGACCAGCTTTTTCACCAAGATAGCAAACAAGAGAGTTCTGCTGGGTATCCCTGACAACACGTGTGAGTCCGACTTTGTGCTGCGTGTGTGTGGAAG ggaGGAGTATCTGTACGGGGATAAACCGCTGCTCAACTTCAACTGGATCCGTCAGTGTCTGAAGAGCGGAGAGGAGATCCACCTGGTTCTGGAGAAGCCCCCTGATCCAGACCTGGATCTGGTCCAGAAGGACGACTGGGCTCAGGTGGATGACTGCACCGGAGTGGCAG GGACCCACGAGCAGCTGACGATCGATGAGAAGGACCACGAGCGAGTGTTCACCATCTCTATGTGGGACTGCAACAGGAAGTTCAGAGTGAAGGTGCTGGGAATCGACATCCCATCTCTGCCCAAGATCCCAGATTTCATCGTCTTTATCGAGGCCAGCATCTTCCACGGTCAGCAGCTTCTAGCTCAG GAGAGGACGTCCTCTAAAACCTTCAATGAAGAGGTGCTGTGGAACTGCTGGCTGGAGTTTAACATTAAAATCAGGGACCTGCCTAAAGGAGCACGCCTCAACCTCCAG GTGGTCTGTGGGAAGCAGCCTCAGACGCCAAACTCCAAGGCAGGCTCAGGCTACCAGGATAACACCTCAGGAACAGGCAGCCACGAGG GTAAGACAAAGACTCGTCTCCTCTACTACGTCAACCTCCTCCTCATCGACCACCGCTCGCTCCTCCGCCAGGGCGAGTTCATCCTCCACATGTGGAGGATGCCCGAGAAGAGcgaggagagcagcagcagcatcaacgCAGACAAGCTCACCTCGGCCACCAACCCGGACAAGGCCTCCAGCATGGCCATCGCCATCTTACTGGACAAGTACTGCTACCCCGTGGTGCTGCCCAAGAGCCGGGACACGAGCCGGGATGCCGGGGGCGAGGAAACGGAGGGAGGGGAGCGGGGTCAGAGGGAGATGCCGAACCACCTGAAGAAACAGTTTGGGGCCATCGTGGCTACCGACCCCCTGCACCCGCTCAGCCCTGAGGACAAAGAGCTGCTGTGGCACTTCAGACACGAGTGTATGCGCGACCCCAG aGCCTACCCAAAACTCCTGGGATCTGTCAGGTGGGGGAAACAGGAGGACGTCTTGGCAACGCATCGCCTGCTGGAGCGCAGCAGTGCGTGGGACAGcag TGGTCTGGATGTGGGTCTGGCCATGCAGCTGCTGGACTGTCACTACTCAGACGCTCAGGTTCGCTCCATGGCCGTCAGGAAGCTGGAGACTCTGGAAGATGATGACGTGCTCAGATACCTTCTGCAGCTTGTACAG GCGGTCAAGTTTGAGCCTTACCATGACAGCGCCCTGGTCAGGTTCCTGCTGAAGAGGGCTCTGAGG aGTAAGCGCATCGGCCATTTTCTCTTTTGGTTCCTGCGCAGTGAGATCGCTCAGTCCATGCATTACCAGCAGAGGTATGCTGTCCTGCTGGAGGCCTACCTCAGAGGCTGCGGTGAAGACATGCTGCAGGACTTCAGGAAACAG GTGGAGATGACTGAAGCTCTGCAGAAAGTCACCAGAGAGATGAAGGCAACATCTGCTGACAAGTATGACATTACTGCACAAG TGGTGTTTCAGCTGCGTCAGAAACTGGAGACTCTGCAGCTGTCGGGTCTACCGGAGAGTTTCAGGGTCCCCTATGATCCTGGACTCCGAGCTGGAGTCCTGCTG atcGAGCAATGTAAAGTGATGGCGTCTAAGAAGAAGCCCCTGTGGCTGCAGTTTAAAAGGGCCGACCCCACCACTCTGTCCAAAGACCCCATAGGCATCATCTTCAAAGACGGAGATGACCTCAGACAGGACATGCTCATCCTGCAG ATTCTGCTGATCATGGAGTCGATCTGGGAGACTGAATCTCTGGATCTCTGTCTGCTGCCGTACGGCTGCATCTCCACTGGAAACAGGATAG GTATGATTGAGATCGTGAAGGATGCCACCACCATCGCTAACATCCAGCAGAGTGTTGTGGGAAGCACCGGAGCTTTTAAAGATGAGATCCTCAATCAGTGGCTGAGGGATAAGTGTGTCGGCGAGGACAAG tTCCAGCAGGCTGTGGAGAGGTTTCTCTACTCCTGCGGTGGCTACTGTGTGGCTACCTACGTACTGGGAATTGGGGATCGACACAATGACAACATCATGATCACTGAGTCTG ggaaCCTCTTCCACATCGACTTCGGTCACATCCTGGGGAATTACAAGAGTTTCATGGGAATCAGTAAGGAGTGGGTTCCCTTCGTGCTCACGCCAGACTTCCTGTATGTCATGGGAACGTCGGGGAAGAAAAGCAGCCCCCACTTCCAGAAGTTCCAG gACGTGTGTGTAAAAGCTTACCTCGCTCTTCGGCATCACACCAACCTGCTCatcatcctcttctccatgaTGCTGATGACCG GCATGCCTCAGCTGACCAGTAAGGAGGACATTGAGTACATCCGGGAGGCGCTCACCGTTGGACGCAGCGAGGACGAGGCACAGCGCCATCTGCTGGACCAGATCGAGATCTGCAGGGAAAAGGGCTGGATGGTTCAGATTAACTGGTTTGTTCACTTGGTGCTGGGGATCAAGCAGGGCGTGGAGAAAAGATCCACTTAA